The following proteins are encoded in a genomic region of Nomascus leucogenys isolate Asia chromosome 17, Asia_NLE_v1, whole genome shotgun sequence:
- the WDR18 gene encoding WD repeat-containing protein 18 isoform X2, with amino-acid sequence MMTHVRGGGESKMAAPMEVAVCTDSAAPMWSCIVWELHSGANLLTYRGGQAGPRGLALLNDEYLLAAQLGKNYISAWELQRKDQLQQKIMCPGPVTCLTASPNGLYVLAGVAESIHLWEVSTGNLLVILSRHYQDVSCLQFTGDSSHFISGGKDCLVLAWSLCSVLQADPSRIPAPRHVWSHHTLPITDLHCGFGGPLARVATSSLDQTVKLWEVSSGELLLSVLFDVSIMAVTMDLAEHHMFCGGSEGSIFQVDLFSWPGQRERSFQPEQDAGKVFKGHRNQVTCLSVSTDGSVLLSGSHDETVRLWDVQSRQCIRTVALKGPVTNATILLAPVSMLSSDFRPSLPLPHFNKHLLGAEHGDEPRHGGLTLRLGLHQQGRAARPTHQPSCRWRSDDGQVFLQRADAPYFGL; translated from the exons ATGATGACGCACGTCCGGGGCGGCGGGGAAAGCAAGATGGCGGCGCCCATGGAGGTGGCCGTGTGTACGGACTCTGCGGCCCCGATGTGGAGCTGCATCGTGTGGGAACTTCACTCGGGCGCCAACCTGCTCACCTACCGCGGCGGCCAGGCGGGACCCCGCGGCCTAGCGCTGCTCAATGACGAGTATCTGCTGGCGGCGCAGCTGGGCAAGAACTACATCAGCGCCTGGGAGCTGCAGCGGAAG GACCAGCTCCAGCAGAAGATCATGTGCCCCGGGCCTGTCACCTGTCTGACCGCGTCACCCAACGGTCTCTACGTCCTGGCAGGAGTTGCAGAAAGCATCCATCTGTGGGAG GTCTCCACCGGGAACCTTCTGGTCATCCTGAGTCGACACTACCAGGACGTCTCCTGCCTTCAGTTCACAGGGGACAGCAGCCACTTCATCTCGGGGGGCAAGGACTGCCTGGTGCTGGCTTGGAGCCTCTGCAG TGTGCTGCAGGCCGACCCCTCCAGGATCCCGGCGCCCCGGCACGTCTGGTCTCACCACACGCTCCCCATCACGGACCTGCACTGCGGCTTTGGGGGCCCCCTGGCCCGGGTGGCCACCTCCTCACTGGACCAGACGGTGAAG CTGTGGGAGGTCTCCTCGGGGGAGCTCCTTCTCTCCGTCCTCTTTGACGTGTCCATCATGGCGGTGACCATGGACCTGGCTGAGCACCACATGTTCTGCGGGGGCAGTGAGGGCTCCATCTTCCAGGTCGACCTCTTCTCCTGG CCTGGACAGAGGGAGAGGAGTTTCCAGCCAGAGCAGGACGCCGGGAAGGTCTTCAAAGGGCACAG GAACCAGGTGACCTGCCTGTCGGTGTCCACTGACGGCAGCGTGCTGCTCTCAGGCTCCCACGACGAGACCGTGCGCCTCTGGGACGTGCAGAGCAGGCAGTGCATCCGGACCGTGGCCCTCAAAG GCCCAGTCACCAACGCCACCATCCTGCTGGCGCCCGTCAGCATGCTGAGCTCAGACTTCAGGCCCAGCCTGCCGCTGCCCCACTTCAACAAGCACCTGCTGGGCGCCGAGCACGGGGACGAGCCGCGCCACGGGGGCCTCACCCTGCGCCTGGGCCTCCACCAGCAG GGCCGAGCTGCGCGCCCCACACACCAGCCTTCCTGCCGCTGGAGATCCGACGACGGTCAGGTCTTTCTGCAAAGGGCCGATGCCCCATATTTTGGGCTGTGA
- the WDR18 gene encoding WD repeat-containing protein 18 isoform X1, translating into MMTHVRGGGESKMAAPMEVAVCTDSAAPMWSCIVWELHSGANLLTYRGGQAGPRGLALLNDEYLLAAQLGKNYISAWELQRKDQLQQKIMCPGPVTCLTASPNGLYVLAGVAESIHLWEVSTGNLLVILSRHYQDVSCLQFTGDSSHFISGGKDCLVLAWSLCSVLQADPSRIPAPRHVWSHHTLPITDLHCGFGGPLARVATSSLDQTVKLWEVSSGELLLSVLFDVSIMAVTMDLAEHHMFCGGSEGSIFQVDLFSWPGQRERSFQPEQDAGKVFKGHRNQVTCLSVSTDGSVLLSGSHDETVRLWDVQSRQCIRTVALKGPVTNATILLAPVSMLSSDFRPSLPLPHFNKHLLGAEHGDEPRHGGLTLRLGLHQQGSEPSYLDRTEQLQAVLGSTMEKSVLGGQDQLRVRVTELEDEVRNLRKINRDLFDFSTRFITRPAK; encoded by the exons ATGATGACGCACGTCCGGGGCGGCGGGGAAAGCAAGATGGCGGCGCCCATGGAGGTGGCCGTGTGTACGGACTCTGCGGCCCCGATGTGGAGCTGCATCGTGTGGGAACTTCACTCGGGCGCCAACCTGCTCACCTACCGCGGCGGCCAGGCGGGACCCCGCGGCCTAGCGCTGCTCAATGACGAGTATCTGCTGGCGGCGCAGCTGGGCAAGAACTACATCAGCGCCTGGGAGCTGCAGCGGAAG GACCAGCTCCAGCAGAAGATCATGTGCCCCGGGCCTGTCACCTGTCTGACCGCGTCACCCAACGGTCTCTACGTCCTGGCAGGAGTTGCAGAAAGCATCCATCTGTGGGAG GTCTCCACCGGGAACCTTCTGGTCATCCTGAGTCGACACTACCAGGACGTCTCCTGCCTTCAGTTCACAGGGGACAGCAGCCACTTCATCTCGGGGGGCAAGGACTGCCTGGTGCTGGCTTGGAGCCTCTGCAG TGTGCTGCAGGCCGACCCCTCCAGGATCCCGGCGCCCCGGCACGTCTGGTCTCACCACACGCTCCCCATCACGGACCTGCACTGCGGCTTTGGGGGCCCCCTGGCCCGGGTGGCCACCTCCTCACTGGACCAGACGGTGAAG CTGTGGGAGGTCTCCTCGGGGGAGCTCCTTCTCTCCGTCCTCTTTGACGTGTCCATCATGGCGGTGACCATGGACCTGGCTGAGCACCACATGTTCTGCGGGGGCAGTGAGGGCTCCATCTTCCAGGTCGACCTCTTCTCCTGG CCTGGACAGAGGGAGAGGAGTTTCCAGCCAGAGCAGGACGCCGGGAAGGTCTTCAAAGGGCACAG GAACCAGGTGACCTGCCTGTCGGTGTCCACTGACGGCAGCGTGCTGCTCTCAGGCTCCCACGACGAGACCGTGCGCCTCTGGGACGTGCAGAGCAGGCAGTGCATCCGGACCGTGGCCCTCAAAG GCCCAGTCACCAACGCCACCATCCTGCTGGCGCCCGTCAGCATGCTGAGCTCAGACTTCAGGCCCAGCCTGCCGCTGCCCCACTTCAACAAGCACCTGCTGGGCGCCGAGCACGGGGACGAGCCGCGCCACGGGGGCCTCACCCTGCGCCTGGGCCTCCACCAGCAG GGCTCGGAGCCCAGCTACCTGGACCGCACGGAGCAGCTGCAGGCCGTCCTGGGCAGCACCATGGAGAAG AGCGTGCTCGGTGGCCAGGACCAGCTGCGCGTCCGTGTGACGGAGCTGGAGGACGAGGTGCGCAATCTGCGCAAGATCAATCGGGACCTGTTCGACTTCTCCACGCGCTTCATCACGCGGCCGGCCAAGTGA